The following proteins are co-located in the Castanea sativa cultivar Marrone di Chiusa Pesio chromosome 8, ASM4071231v1 genome:
- the LOC142606727 gene encoding LEAF RUST 10 DISEASE-RESISTANCE LOCUS RECEPTOR-LIKE PROTEIN KINASE-like 2.4 isoform X2 — protein MNSWLLSSSPNSLVYSFFIFFIFINNIHLSLCKDDSYTNCSKNTFSCGNITISFPFWGENYTGCGYPGLKLNCTENVTTMEIMNVNYRVLDVNPSAQILTITREDYWTSFCSPQFTNTTLDPTLFDFGNDIQNLTLTYGCALSSIALPRQLTCSTTTGSLFDVHMKWGAHGPDENCKTSVTIPVRYSQSLDTLDWSKLEQSLKEGFDVKLKVVSPACRNCIKSNGVCGYDLKLNQSTCDHSQSKTGVEEAKPGLSFMQTPKFKILIGSSAGVVGIIVLSAVIICYLRREQLSSMVVMTKKNTTENQYAKAFIKNQGSLQPKRYSYSEIKKMTNSFKEKLGQGGYGSVYKGKLLDGRLVAVKVIKELKGSGEEFINEVASISRTSHVNIVTLLGYCYGTSKRALVYEFMPKGSLDKFINNQGPSGTNCQLEREALFQIAVGVARGLEYLHRGCSIRILHFDIKPQNILLDEDLCPKISDFGLARLCQRKDSIVSMLGTRGTIGYIAPEVFSRGFGGVSYKADVYSYGMLVLEMLGKRKNLDVGASHTSEKYFPDWIYQELNLVENVGNDIEMAEEVEEMEWKMILVSLWCIQSAPTDRPSMTKVVEMLEGRLQSIEIPPKPFLSSPKMSPPKMSIQNSSTSSFT, from the exons ATGAATTCCTGGCTTCTCTCATCTTCTCCAAATTCTcttgtttattcatttttcatattcttcatcttcatcaatAACATTCATCTATCTCTTTGCAAAGATGATTCATACACTAACTGTAGCAAAAACACTTTCTCTTGTGGAAACATCACCATTAGCTTTCCTTTCTGGGGAGAAAACTATACTGGTTGTGGCTATCCAGGACTAAAGCTCAATTGCACGGAAAATGTTACTACCATGGAGATTATGAACGTGAATTACCGTGTGTTAGATGTGAATCCCAGTGCCCAGATACTCACAATTACGAGGGAGGACTACTGGACTAGTTTTTGTTCACCACAGTTCACAAACACCACCTTGGATCCCACACTCTTTGATTTTGGTAATGATATTCAGAATCTTACACTAACTTATGGTTGTGCTTTGTCTTCGATAGCTCTCCCTAGGCAACTCACTTGCTCCACAACTACTGGATCATTGTTTGATGTGCACATGAAATGGGGAGCTCATGGTCCTGATGAGAATTGTAAAACCAGTGTGACTATTCCAGTTCGGTACAGTCAGTCCTTAGACACATTGGATTGGTCAAAATTGGAGCAATCTCTGAAAGAAGGATTTGATGTGAAATTGAAGGTGGTTTCTCCAGCATGTAGAAACTGCATCAAATCCAATGGAGTTTGTGGCTATGACCTCAAGTTGAATCAATCAACGTGCGATCACTCGCAATCTAAAACAGGTGTTGAAGAAGCTAAGCCAG GATTATCCTTCATGCAAACACCAAAGTTCAAGATTCTAATAG GTTCTTCGGCTGGTGTTGTTGGGATCATAGTCCTCTCTGCTGTGATAATTTGCTACCTTAGAAGAGAACAATTATCAAGCATGGTTGTGATGACGAAAAAGAACACGACAGAGAATCAATATGCCAAGGCATTCATAAAGAATCAAGGTTCACTTCAACCTAAGCGATATAGTTATTCAGAGATAAAGAAAATGACCAATTCATTCAAAGAAAAACTAGGCCAAGGAGGATATGGCAGCGTATACAAAGGAAAGCTATTGGATGGCCGTCTAGTTGCAGTGAAAGTCATAAAAGAGTTAAAAGGTAGTGGAGAAGAATTCATTAACGAGGTTGCTAGCATTAGTAGAACTTCTCATGTTAACATAGTCACTCTTTTGGGTTATTGTTATGGAACAAGTAAAAGAGCTTTAGTCTATGAATTTATGCCTAAGGGATCTCTAGATAAGTTCATAAACAACCAAGGACCTTCAGGAACAAATTGTCAATTGGAAAGGGAAGCACTCTTCCAAATTGCAGTTGGCGTTGCTCGAGGATTAGAGTACCTACACCGTGGTTGTAGCATAAGGATTTTGCATTTTGACATAAAACCTCAGAATATTCTTTTGGATGAAGATCTTTGTCCAAAAATATCTGATTTTGGACTTGCAAGACTATGCCAAAGGAAAGATAGCATTGTATCCATGCTTGGTACTAGAGGAACTATAGGGTACATTGCACCAGAGGTTTTTAGTCGAGGCTTTGGAGGAGTCTCATACAAGGCTGATGTCTATAGCTATGGAATGTTAGTTCTTGAAATgcttggaaaaagaaagaatctcGACGTAGGAGCATCTCATACTAGTGAGAAATATTTTCCGGATTGGATTTACCAAGAACTAAATCTAGTTGAGAATGTTGGAAATGACATTGAAATGGCAGAGGAGGTAGAGGAAATGGAATGGAAGATGATATTAGTGAGTTTGTGGTGCATTCAAAGTGCTCCCACAGATCGACCATCAATGACTAAAGTGGTGGAGATGTTGGAAGGTAGGCTTCAATCTATTGAAATTCCACCAAAGCCCTTCTTGTCTTCTCCTAAAATGTCTCCTCCTAAAATGtccatacaaaattcttcaaCATCATCGTTtacataa
- the LOC142605535 gene encoding LEAF RUST 10 DISEASE-RESISTANCE LOCUS RECEPTOR-LIKE PROTEIN KINASE-like 2.1 isoform X3, with product MKWGALGPDENCETSVIIPVRYSESLDTLDWSKLEQSMKEGFDVKLKVDSSACRNCIKSDGVCGYDLKLNQEMCYSQSKPGSTGLPFVQTPKFKILIGASAGVVGIIVLSVVMICYLRREQLSIMIVMKKKNTTENQYAKAFIKNQGSLQPKRYSYSEIRKMTNSFKEKLGQGGYGSVYKGKLLDGRLVAVKVIKELKGSGEEFINEVASISRTSHVNIVTLLGYCYGTSKRALVYEFMPKGSLDKFINNQGPSGTNCQLEREALFQIAVGVARGLEYLHRGCSIRILHFDIKPQNILLDEDLCPKISDFGLARLCQRKDSIVSMLGTRGTIGYIAPEVFSRGFGGVSYKADVYSYGMLVLEMLGKRKNLDIGASLTNEKYFPDWIYQELNLVENVGNNIEMAEEVEEMEWKMILVSLWCIQSAPTDRPSMTKVVEMLEGRLQSIEIPPKPFLSSSKMSPPKMSTSMSIQNSSTTSMSI from the exons ATGAAATGGGGAGCTCTTGGTCCTGATGAGAATTGTGAAACAAGTGTGATTATTCCAGTTCGGTACAGTGAGTCCTTAGACACATTGGATTGGTCAAAATTGGAGCAATCTATGAAAGAAGGATTTGATGTGAAATTGAAGGTGGATTCCTCAGCATGTAGAAACTGCATCAAATCCGATGGAGTTTGTGGTTATGACCTCAAGTTGAATCAAGAAATGTGCTATTCACAATCTAAACCAG GTTCTACAGGATTACCCTTCGTGCAGACACCAAAGTTCAAGATTCTAATAG GTGCTTCGGCTGGTGTTGTTGGGATCATAGTCCTCTCTGTTGTGATGATTTGCTACCTTAGAAGAGAACAGTTATCAATCATGATCgtgatgaagaaaaagaacacGACAGAGAATCAATATGCCAAGGCATTCATAAAGAATCAAGGTTCACTCCAACCTAAGCGATATAGTTATTCAGAGATTAGGAAAATGACCAATTCGTTCAAAGAAAAACTAGGCCAAGGAGGATATGGCAGCGTATACAAAGGAAAGCTATTGGATGGCCGTCTAGTTGCAGTGAAAGTCATAAAAGAGTTAAAAGGTAGTGGTGAAGAATTCATTAACGAGGTTGCTAGCATTAGTAGAACTTCTCATGTTAACATAGTCACTCTTTTGGGTTATTGTTATGGAACAAGTAAAAGAGCTTTAGTCTATGAATTTATGCCTAAGGGATCTCTAGATAAGTTCATAAACAACCAAGGACCTTCAGGAACAAATTGTCAATTGGAAAGGGAAGCACTCTTCCAAATTGCAGTTGGCGTTGCTCGAGGATTAGAGTACCTACACCGTGGTTGTAGCATAAGGATTTTGCATTTTGACATAAAACCTCAAAATATTCTTTTGGATGAAGATCTTTGTCCAAAAATATCTGATTTTGGACTTGCAAGACTATGCCAAAGGAAAGATAGCATTGTATCCATGCTTGGTACTAGAGGAACTATAGGGTACATTGCACCAGAGGTTTTTAGTCGAGGCTTTGGAGGAGTCTCATACAAGGCTGATGTCTATAGCTATGGAATGTTGGTTCTTGAAATgcttggaaaaagaaagaatctcGACATAGGAGCATCTCTTACTAATGAGAAATATTTTCCGGATTGGATTTACCAAGAACTAAATCTAGTTGAGAATGTTGGAAATAACATTGAAATGGCAGAGGAGGTAGAGGAAATGGAATGGAAGATGATATTAGTGAGTTTGTGGTGCATTCAAAGTGCTCCCACAGATCGACCGTCAATGACTAAAGTGGTGGAGATGTTGGAAGGTAGGCTTCAATCTATCGAAATTCCACCGAAGCCCTTCTTATCTTCTTCTAAAATGTCTCCTCCTAAAATGTCAACATCGATGtccatacaaaattcttcaaCAACATCGATGTCCATATAA
- the LOC142606727 gene encoding LEAF RUST 10 DISEASE-RESISTANCE LOCUS RECEPTOR-LIKE PROTEIN KINASE-like 2.4 isoform X1, giving the protein MNSWLLSSSPNSLVYSFFIFFIFINNIHLSLCKDDSYTNCSKNTFSCGNITISFPFWGENYTGCGYPGLKLNCTENVTTMEIMNVNYRVLDVNPSAQILTITREDYWTSFCSPQFTNTTLDPTLFDFGNDIQNLTLTYGCALSSIALPRQLTCSTTTGSLFDVHMKWGAHGPDENCKTSVTIPVRYSQSLDTLDWSKLEQSLKEGFDVKLKVVSPACRNCIKSNGVCGYDLKLNQSTCDHSQSKTGVEEAKPGFTGLSFMQTPKFKILIGSSAGVVGIIVLSAVIICYLRREQLSSMVVMTKKNTTENQYAKAFIKNQGSLQPKRYSYSEIKKMTNSFKEKLGQGGYGSVYKGKLLDGRLVAVKVIKELKGSGEEFINEVASISRTSHVNIVTLLGYCYGTSKRALVYEFMPKGSLDKFINNQGPSGTNCQLEREALFQIAVGVARGLEYLHRGCSIRILHFDIKPQNILLDEDLCPKISDFGLARLCQRKDSIVSMLGTRGTIGYIAPEVFSRGFGGVSYKADVYSYGMLVLEMLGKRKNLDVGASHTSEKYFPDWIYQELNLVENVGNDIEMAEEVEEMEWKMILVSLWCIQSAPTDRPSMTKVVEMLEGRLQSIEIPPKPFLSSPKMSPPKMSIQNSSTSSFT; this is encoded by the exons ATGAATTCCTGGCTTCTCTCATCTTCTCCAAATTCTcttgtttattcatttttcatattcttcatcttcatcaatAACATTCATCTATCTCTTTGCAAAGATGATTCATACACTAACTGTAGCAAAAACACTTTCTCTTGTGGAAACATCACCATTAGCTTTCCTTTCTGGGGAGAAAACTATACTGGTTGTGGCTATCCAGGACTAAAGCTCAATTGCACGGAAAATGTTACTACCATGGAGATTATGAACGTGAATTACCGTGTGTTAGATGTGAATCCCAGTGCCCAGATACTCACAATTACGAGGGAGGACTACTGGACTAGTTTTTGTTCACCACAGTTCACAAACACCACCTTGGATCCCACACTCTTTGATTTTGGTAATGATATTCAGAATCTTACACTAACTTATGGTTGTGCTTTGTCTTCGATAGCTCTCCCTAGGCAACTCACTTGCTCCACAACTACTGGATCATTGTTTGATGTGCACATGAAATGGGGAGCTCATGGTCCTGATGAGAATTGTAAAACCAGTGTGACTATTCCAGTTCGGTACAGTCAGTCCTTAGACACATTGGATTGGTCAAAATTGGAGCAATCTCTGAAAGAAGGATTTGATGTGAAATTGAAGGTGGTTTCTCCAGCATGTAGAAACTGCATCAAATCCAATGGAGTTTGTGGCTATGACCTCAAGTTGAATCAATCAACGTGCGATCACTCGCAATCTAAAACAGGTGTTGAAGAAGCTAAGCCAG GTTTTACAGGATTATCCTTCATGCAAACACCAAAGTTCAAGATTCTAATAG GTTCTTCGGCTGGTGTTGTTGGGATCATAGTCCTCTCTGCTGTGATAATTTGCTACCTTAGAAGAGAACAATTATCAAGCATGGTTGTGATGACGAAAAAGAACACGACAGAGAATCAATATGCCAAGGCATTCATAAAGAATCAAGGTTCACTTCAACCTAAGCGATATAGTTATTCAGAGATAAAGAAAATGACCAATTCATTCAAAGAAAAACTAGGCCAAGGAGGATATGGCAGCGTATACAAAGGAAAGCTATTGGATGGCCGTCTAGTTGCAGTGAAAGTCATAAAAGAGTTAAAAGGTAGTGGAGAAGAATTCATTAACGAGGTTGCTAGCATTAGTAGAACTTCTCATGTTAACATAGTCACTCTTTTGGGTTATTGTTATGGAACAAGTAAAAGAGCTTTAGTCTATGAATTTATGCCTAAGGGATCTCTAGATAAGTTCATAAACAACCAAGGACCTTCAGGAACAAATTGTCAATTGGAAAGGGAAGCACTCTTCCAAATTGCAGTTGGCGTTGCTCGAGGATTAGAGTACCTACACCGTGGTTGTAGCATAAGGATTTTGCATTTTGACATAAAACCTCAGAATATTCTTTTGGATGAAGATCTTTGTCCAAAAATATCTGATTTTGGACTTGCAAGACTATGCCAAAGGAAAGATAGCATTGTATCCATGCTTGGTACTAGAGGAACTATAGGGTACATTGCACCAGAGGTTTTTAGTCGAGGCTTTGGAGGAGTCTCATACAAGGCTGATGTCTATAGCTATGGAATGTTAGTTCTTGAAATgcttggaaaaagaaagaatctcGACGTAGGAGCATCTCATACTAGTGAGAAATATTTTCCGGATTGGATTTACCAAGAACTAAATCTAGTTGAGAATGTTGGAAATGACATTGAAATGGCAGAGGAGGTAGAGGAAATGGAATGGAAGATGATATTAGTGAGTTTGTGGTGCATTCAAAGTGCTCCCACAGATCGACCATCAATGACTAAAGTGGTGGAGATGTTGGAAGGTAGGCTTCAATCTATTGAAATTCCACCAAAGCCCTTCTTGTCTTCTCCTAAAATGTCTCCTCCTAAAATGtccatacaaaattcttcaaCATCATCGTTtacataa
- the LOC142605535 gene encoding LEAF RUST 10 DISEASE-RESISTANCE LOCUS RECEPTOR-LIKE PROTEIN KINASE-like 2.4 isoform X1 gives MRGHDPSQEMNSRLLSSSPNSLVYSFFIFFIFINNIDLSLCKDDSYSNCSKNIFSCGNINNISFPFWGENYTGCGYPGLKLNCTENVTTMEIMNVTYRVLDVNLSAQILTITREDYWSGFCSPEFTNTTLDFTLFDFGNGNLQNLTLTYGCALSSIAEPRQLTCSTTTGSLFDVHMKWGALGPDENCETSVIIPVRYSESLDTLDWSKLEQSMKEGFDVKLKVDSSACRNCIKSDGVCGYDLKLNQEMCYSQSKPGSTGLPFVQTPKFKILIGASAGVVGIIVLSVVMICYLRREQLSIMIVMKKKNTTENQYAKAFIKNQGSLQPKRYSYSEIRKMTNSFKEKLGQGGYGSVYKGKLLDGRLVAVKVIKELKGSGEEFINEVASISRTSHVNIVTLLGYCYGTSKRALVYEFMPKGSLDKFINNQGPSGTNCQLEREALFQIAVGVARGLEYLHRGCSIRILHFDIKPQNILLDEDLCPKISDFGLARLCQRKDSIVSMLGTRGTIGYIAPEVFSRGFGGVSYKADVYSYGMLVLEMLGKRKNLDIGASLTNEKYFPDWIYQELNLVENVGNNIEMAEEVEEMEWKMILVSLWCIQSAPTDRPSMTKVVEMLEGRLQSIEIPPKPFLSSSKMSPPKMSTSMSIQNSSTTSMSI, from the exons ATGAGGGGCCATGACCCTTCTCAGGAAATGAATTCCAGGCTTCTCTCATCTTCTCCAAATTCTcttgtttattcatttttcatattcttcatcttcatcaatAACATTGATCTATCTCTTTGCAAAGATGATTCATACTCAAACTGTAGCAAAAACATTTTCTCTTGTGGAAACATCAACAACATTAGCTTTCCTTTCTGGGGAGAAAATTATACTGGTTGTGGCTATCCAGGACTAAAGCTCAATTGCACGGAAAATGTTACTACCATGGAGATTATGAACGTGACTTACCGTGTGTTAGATGTGAATCTCAGTGCCCAGATACTCACAATTACGAGGGAGGACTACTGGTCTGGTTTTTGTTCACCAGAGTTCACAAACACTACCTTGGATTTCACACTCTTTGATTTTGGTAATGGTAATTTGCAGAATCTTACATTAACTTATGGTTGTGCTTTGTCTTCGATAGCTGAACCTAGACAACTCACTTGCTCCACAACTACTGGGTCATTGTTTGATGTGCACATGAAATGGGGAGCTCTTGGTCCTGATGAGAATTGTGAAACAAGTGTGATTATTCCAGTTCGGTACAGTGAGTCCTTAGACACATTGGATTGGTCAAAATTGGAGCAATCTATGAAAGAAGGATTTGATGTGAAATTGAAGGTGGATTCCTCAGCATGTAGAAACTGCATCAAATCCGATGGAGTTTGTGGTTATGACCTCAAGTTGAATCAAGAAATGTGCTATTCACAATCTAAACCAG GTTCTACAGGATTACCCTTCGTGCAGACACCAAAGTTCAAGATTCTAATAG GTGCTTCGGCTGGTGTTGTTGGGATCATAGTCCTCTCTGTTGTGATGATTTGCTACCTTAGAAGAGAACAGTTATCAATCATGATCgtgatgaagaaaaagaacacGACAGAGAATCAATATGCCAAGGCATTCATAAAGAATCAAGGTTCACTCCAACCTAAGCGATATAGTTATTCAGAGATTAGGAAAATGACCAATTCGTTCAAAGAAAAACTAGGCCAAGGAGGATATGGCAGCGTATACAAAGGAAAGCTATTGGATGGCCGTCTAGTTGCAGTGAAAGTCATAAAAGAGTTAAAAGGTAGTGGTGAAGAATTCATTAACGAGGTTGCTAGCATTAGTAGAACTTCTCATGTTAACATAGTCACTCTTTTGGGTTATTGTTATGGAACAAGTAAAAGAGCTTTAGTCTATGAATTTATGCCTAAGGGATCTCTAGATAAGTTCATAAACAACCAAGGACCTTCAGGAACAAATTGTCAATTGGAAAGGGAAGCACTCTTCCAAATTGCAGTTGGCGTTGCTCGAGGATTAGAGTACCTACACCGTGGTTGTAGCATAAGGATTTTGCATTTTGACATAAAACCTCAAAATATTCTTTTGGATGAAGATCTTTGTCCAAAAATATCTGATTTTGGACTTGCAAGACTATGCCAAAGGAAAGATAGCATTGTATCCATGCTTGGTACTAGAGGAACTATAGGGTACATTGCACCAGAGGTTTTTAGTCGAGGCTTTGGAGGAGTCTCATACAAGGCTGATGTCTATAGCTATGGAATGTTGGTTCTTGAAATgcttggaaaaagaaagaatctcGACATAGGAGCATCTCTTACTAATGAGAAATATTTTCCGGATTGGATTTACCAAGAACTAAATCTAGTTGAGAATGTTGGAAATAACATTGAAATGGCAGAGGAGGTAGAGGAAATGGAATGGAAGATGATATTAGTGAGTTTGTGGTGCATTCAAAGTGCTCCCACAGATCGACCGTCAATGACTAAAGTGGTGGAGATGTTGGAAGGTAGGCTTCAATCTATCGAAATTCCACCGAAGCCCTTCTTATCTTCTTCTAAAATGTCTCCTCCTAAAATGTCAACATCGATGtccatacaaaattcttcaaCAACATCGATGTCCATATAA
- the LOC142605535 gene encoding LEAF RUST 10 DISEASE-RESISTANCE LOCUS RECEPTOR-LIKE PROTEIN KINASE-like 2.4 isoform X2, which translates to MRGHDPSQEMNSRLLSSSPNSLVYSFFIFFIFINNIDLSLCKDDSYSNCSKNIFSCGNINNISFPFWGENYTGCGYPGLKLNCTENVTTMEIMNVTYRVLDVNLSAQILTITREDYWSGFCSPEFTNTTLDFTLFDFGNGNLQNLTLTYGCALSSIAEPRQLTCSTTTGSLFDVHMKWGALGPDENCETSVIIPVRYSESLDTLDWSKLEQSMKEGFDVKLKVDSSACRNCIKSDGVCGYDLKLNQEMCYSQSKPGLPFVQTPKFKILIGASAGVVGIIVLSVVMICYLRREQLSIMIVMKKKNTTENQYAKAFIKNQGSLQPKRYSYSEIRKMTNSFKEKLGQGGYGSVYKGKLLDGRLVAVKVIKELKGSGEEFINEVASISRTSHVNIVTLLGYCYGTSKRALVYEFMPKGSLDKFINNQGPSGTNCQLEREALFQIAVGVARGLEYLHRGCSIRILHFDIKPQNILLDEDLCPKISDFGLARLCQRKDSIVSMLGTRGTIGYIAPEVFSRGFGGVSYKADVYSYGMLVLEMLGKRKNLDIGASLTNEKYFPDWIYQELNLVENVGNNIEMAEEVEEMEWKMILVSLWCIQSAPTDRPSMTKVVEMLEGRLQSIEIPPKPFLSSSKMSPPKMSTSMSIQNSSTTSMSI; encoded by the exons ATGAGGGGCCATGACCCTTCTCAGGAAATGAATTCCAGGCTTCTCTCATCTTCTCCAAATTCTcttgtttattcatttttcatattcttcatcttcatcaatAACATTGATCTATCTCTTTGCAAAGATGATTCATACTCAAACTGTAGCAAAAACATTTTCTCTTGTGGAAACATCAACAACATTAGCTTTCCTTTCTGGGGAGAAAATTATACTGGTTGTGGCTATCCAGGACTAAAGCTCAATTGCACGGAAAATGTTACTACCATGGAGATTATGAACGTGACTTACCGTGTGTTAGATGTGAATCTCAGTGCCCAGATACTCACAATTACGAGGGAGGACTACTGGTCTGGTTTTTGTTCACCAGAGTTCACAAACACTACCTTGGATTTCACACTCTTTGATTTTGGTAATGGTAATTTGCAGAATCTTACATTAACTTATGGTTGTGCTTTGTCTTCGATAGCTGAACCTAGACAACTCACTTGCTCCACAACTACTGGGTCATTGTTTGATGTGCACATGAAATGGGGAGCTCTTGGTCCTGATGAGAATTGTGAAACAAGTGTGATTATTCCAGTTCGGTACAGTGAGTCCTTAGACACATTGGATTGGTCAAAATTGGAGCAATCTATGAAAGAAGGATTTGATGTGAAATTGAAGGTGGATTCCTCAGCATGTAGAAACTGCATCAAATCCGATGGAGTTTGTGGTTATGACCTCAAGTTGAATCAAGAAATGTGCTATTCACAATCTAAACCAG GATTACCCTTCGTGCAGACACCAAAGTTCAAGATTCTAATAG GTGCTTCGGCTGGTGTTGTTGGGATCATAGTCCTCTCTGTTGTGATGATTTGCTACCTTAGAAGAGAACAGTTATCAATCATGATCgtgatgaagaaaaagaacacGACAGAGAATCAATATGCCAAGGCATTCATAAAGAATCAAGGTTCACTCCAACCTAAGCGATATAGTTATTCAGAGATTAGGAAAATGACCAATTCGTTCAAAGAAAAACTAGGCCAAGGAGGATATGGCAGCGTATACAAAGGAAAGCTATTGGATGGCCGTCTAGTTGCAGTGAAAGTCATAAAAGAGTTAAAAGGTAGTGGTGAAGAATTCATTAACGAGGTTGCTAGCATTAGTAGAACTTCTCATGTTAACATAGTCACTCTTTTGGGTTATTGTTATGGAACAAGTAAAAGAGCTTTAGTCTATGAATTTATGCCTAAGGGATCTCTAGATAAGTTCATAAACAACCAAGGACCTTCAGGAACAAATTGTCAATTGGAAAGGGAAGCACTCTTCCAAATTGCAGTTGGCGTTGCTCGAGGATTAGAGTACCTACACCGTGGTTGTAGCATAAGGATTTTGCATTTTGACATAAAACCTCAAAATATTCTTTTGGATGAAGATCTTTGTCCAAAAATATCTGATTTTGGACTTGCAAGACTATGCCAAAGGAAAGATAGCATTGTATCCATGCTTGGTACTAGAGGAACTATAGGGTACATTGCACCAGAGGTTTTTAGTCGAGGCTTTGGAGGAGTCTCATACAAGGCTGATGTCTATAGCTATGGAATGTTGGTTCTTGAAATgcttggaaaaagaaagaatctcGACATAGGAGCATCTCTTACTAATGAGAAATATTTTCCGGATTGGATTTACCAAGAACTAAATCTAGTTGAGAATGTTGGAAATAACATTGAAATGGCAGAGGAGGTAGAGGAAATGGAATGGAAGATGATATTAGTGAGTTTGTGGTGCATTCAAAGTGCTCCCACAGATCGACCGTCAATGACTAAAGTGGTGGAGATGTTGGAAGGTAGGCTTCAATCTATCGAAATTCCACCGAAGCCCTTCTTATCTTCTTCTAAAATGTCTCCTCCTAAAATGTCAACATCGATGtccatacaaaattcttcaaCAACATCGATGTCCATATAA